The following coding sequences are from one Sardina pilchardus chromosome 16, fSarPil1.1, whole genome shotgun sequence window:
- the loxa gene encoding protein-lysine 6-oxidase produces the protein MQTRLIDSLICFSAHICLLGCILQTTNSQRLREPSRANPASGTGQTFQWQHNGQVFRLLSHGSEYQPARQRQNKEQPEVKPITIVSNVNSADSSPSSYRSPKPVTGGGRTGGLRWLQSQTQRHNRTVGRIHHPADRNDTSGNDTASAEQSNSTRTPPLSNLRREDMMVGDDPYDPYKSIDDPDNPYYNSYDAYERPRRRQRPGYGTRYFQHGLPDLVPDPYYIQSSTYVQRMPMYNLRCAAEENCLASSAYGARDYDTRMLLRFPQRVKNQGTSDFLPSRPRYSWEWHSCHQHYHSMDEFSHYDLLDASTQHRVAEGHKASFCLEDTSCDYGFYRRFACTSHTQGLSPGCYDTYNADIDCQWIDITDVKPGNYILKISVNPSYHVPESDYNNNIVRCDLRYTGNYAYVSGCHVTAY, from the exons ATGCAGACGCGTTTAATTGACTCTCTAATTTGCTTTAGCGCGCATATATGTTTACTCGGTTGCATACTGCAAACCACTAATTCTCAACGCCTCCGTGAACCAAGTCGAGCGAATCCTGCCTCTGGCACGGGTCAAACCTTTCAGTGGCAGCACAATGGCCAAGTTTTTAGATTACTCAGCCACGGCTCGGAATATCAACCGGCGAGGCAAAGACAAAATAAGGAACAGCCTGAGGTCAAACCTATAACTATCGTCAGCAACGTGAACTCAGCGGACAGTTCTCCCAGCTCATACCGTTCCCCAAAACCCGTCACTGGAGGGGGACGCACCGGTGGCTTGCGTTGGTTACAATCTCAAACCCAGAGGCACAACCGGACCGTCGGGCGCATACATCATCCGGCTGATCGAAATGACACCTCAGGTAACGACACTGCTAGTGCTGAGCAAAGCAACTCTACTCGAACCCCTCCGTTGTCTAATCTACGGAGAGAAGACATGATGGTCGGGGACGACCCTTATGATCCATACAAGTCCATTGATGACCCAGACAACCCATATTACAATTCCTATGACGCATATGAGAGACCACGACGCAGGCAGCGTCCGGGATATGGCACGAGGTACTTCCAACACG GCCTGCCCGACCTTGTGCCAGACCCTTATTATATCCAATCCTCCACGTACGTCCAAAGAATGCCAATGTATAACCTTAGATGTGCAGCAGAGGAGAACTGCTTGGCAAG TTCAGCCTACGGAGCGCGAGACTACGACACACGCATGCTCCTGAGGTTTCCGCAGCGAGTGAAGAACCAAGGAACCTCCGACTTCTTACCAAGCAGACCACGCTACTCATGGGAGTGGCACAGCTGTCACCA GCACTACCACAGCATGGACGAGTTCAGTCACTATGACCTGTTGGATGCGAGTACCCAGCACCGCGTGGCAGAGGGCCACAAGGCCAGCTTCTGTCTGGAGGACACGTCCTGTGACTACGGCTTCTACAGACGATTTGCTTGCACCTCGCACACCCAG GGGCTGAGTCCAGGATGCTATGACACTTACAATGCTGACATAGACTGCCAATGGATCGACATCACTGACGTAAAACCTGGCAACTACATACTCAAG ATCAGTGTGAACCCAAGCTACCACGTCCCAGAATCAGACTACAACAATAACATTGTTCGCTGCGATCTTCGGTATACTGGCAATTATGCTTATGTCTCTGGCTGCCATGTAACAGC ATACTGA
- the snx24 gene encoding sorting nexin-24 encodes MHPLMVSIPSFRLEDNSLERGYTVFKIEVLMCGRQHTIEKRYSEFHNLHKALKKITKVPEIPSKHVRNWIPKVLEQRRHGLELYLQTIITENEVLPKIFLDFLNIRHFPSLPKTESCGSFDTDLEESSKLTHQPALLFLRDPYVLPDNHDTFPNVVTEGVIHGMFYPDLQPR; translated from the exons aTGCATCCCTTAATGGTCTCTATTCCCTCTTTTCGATTGGAGGACAATTCTTTGGAAAGAGGATATACG GTCTTCAAGATTGAGGTGTTGATGTGTGGCCGCCAACACACTATTGAGAAACGCTACAGCGAATTCCACAATCTGCATAAAGCG ctgaagaaaataaCCAAAGTTCCTGAGATTCCCTCCAAACATGTGAGGAACTGGATCCCCAAAGTCCTGGAGCAGAGGAGACATGGGCTGGAACTCTACCTCCAG ACTATAATCACGGAAAATGAGGTTCTCCCCAAGATATTCCTGGATTTCCTCAACATCCGCCATTTTCCATCGCTGCCAAAAACCGAGAGTTGTGG GTCTTTTGACACAGATTTAGAGGAGTCAAG caAGCTGACTCATCAGCCCGCCCTTCTCTTCCTGAGGGACCCCTATGTGCTCCCAGATAACCACG ACACATTTCCTAATGTGGTCACTGAAGGAGTGATCCATGGAATGTTCTACCCCGACCTCCAGCCGAGGTAG
- the ggcx gene encoding vitamin K-dependent gamma-carboxylase, whose protein sequence is MEAGGLDVAAGAPLVEPSSNQGGSSDESAQTEASQSTADSPSASRMKRLFGFEREDLSSWHRFVCLLNRPTDPASLGIFRFLFGMVMAIDITQERGLSHLDYKYLDGAPVCRFPLFNFLKPLPLDWMYLVYVIMLIGAIGIMLGCFYRLSCLMFISTYWYIFFLDKTAWNNHSYLYGLIGFQLTLMDANRYWSIDGLFNSKKRNADVPLWNYTLLRTQIFLVYFVAGIKKLDADWVEGYSMGYLAHHWLFDPFKYILPVELVSLLVIHGGGLVLDLTAGYLLFFDLTRPYAFVFVSYFHCMNSQLFSIGMFAYTMLATSPLFCYPDWPRRFFGHFPEFLEPILPITSPPSQTSSSCVYSSPPPVSAPPQEGAKAPSRPSSPGLKHKLFAIFTVVYIIEQVCLPYSHFITQGYNNWTNGLYGYSWDMMVHSRSHQHVKITYRDGITGDVGYLNPGVFTQSKRWKDHGDMLKQYATCLYHQLPHYNISEPELYFDIWVSINERFQQRIFDPRVNIVKAEWSPFKPNSWLMPLLVDLSPWRKKFLDIEDTLDNQTEIVFIADFPGLHLENYVSEDLGNTSVQVLQGQVNVEILEEKKNYTLQMGEQMKLPAGAYHKVHTVSEGPSCYMYIYVNTTETALQQNFTKLSELQERIRNGTETEPLPPELQPLTIDNEDGLAEINATDPIVQLFLKRQRRMKEVRKRREANVIERLNRFAVKKFYMLRRGFLMTSIALRNLAFGLPPMEQLQREVEYANMKEPEAQPSHEENLKAEAGHDEL, encoded by the exons ATGGAGGCAGGGGGATTAGACGTGGCAGCCG GTGCTCCACTGGTAGAGCCATCGTCCAACCAAGGAGGGAGCAGTGATGAGAGTGCACAGACTGAAGCTAGCCAGAGCACAGCGGATAGCCCAAGTGCAAGCAGAATGAAGAGGCTATTTGGCTTTGAGAGAGAGGACCTGTCCTCCTGGCATCggtttgtgtgtctcttgaaTCGGCCCACCGACCCAGCTTCCCTCGGAATCTTCCGCTTCTTGTTTG GGATGGTGATGGCTATTGACATCACGCAGGAGCGAGGCCTGAGCCACCTGGACTACAAGTACCTGGATGGAGCTCCAGTGTGCCGCTTTCCCCTGTTCAACTTCCTCAAGCCTCTGCCCCTGGACTGGATGTACTTGGTCTACGTGATCATGTTGATAG GAGCGATTGGGATCATGCTCGGATGTTTCTATCGCCTCTCGTGCCTCATGTTCATATCCACCTACTGGTACATCTTCTTCCTGGACAAGACTGCCTGGAACAACCACTCCTACCTGTACGGCCTCATTGGCTTCCAGCTCACTCTCATGGATGCTAACAGATACTG GTCAATTGATGGACTGTTTAATTCAAAGAAGAGGAATGCTGATGTTCCACTGTGGAACTACACACTCCTTAGAACCCAG atATTCTTAGTATACTTCGTTGCTGGAATTAAAAAGCTTGATGCAGACTGGGTGGAGGGATACTCAATGGGATACCTTGCTCACCACTGGCTCTTTGACCCTTTCAA GTATATACTCCCAGTCGAACTGGTCAGTCTGCTGGTGATCCATGGAGGTGGCTTGGTACTGGACCTCACAGCTGGCTACCTGCTTTTTTTTGACCTCACACGTCCCTATGCATTCGTCTTTGTCTCATATTTTCACTGCATGAACTCGCAACTCTTCAGCATtg GTATGTTTGCCTACACCATGTTGGCCACTAGCCCCCTGTTCTGCTACCCTGACTGGCCGAGGCGTTTCTTCGGCCACTTCCCAGAGTTCCTAGAGCCGATACTGCCCATCACATCACCTCCGTCCCAGACCAGTTCCTCGTGCGTCTACTCCAGCCCACCGCCAGTATCCGCACCCCCACAGGAGGGCGCCAAAGCCCCCTCTAGACCCTCCAGCCCCGGACTGAAGCACAAGCTCTTCGCCATCTTCACCGTTGTTTATATCATAGAGCAGGTCTGCCTGCCCTACTCTCACTTCATCACACAG GGATACAACAACTGGACCAATGGACTGTATGGATACTCATGGGACATGATGGTTCATTCCCGATCCCACCAGCATGTTAAGATCACTTATCGAGATGGAATCACAGGGGACGTTGGATACCTTAACCCAGGG GTGTTCACCCAGAGCAAGCGCTGGAAGGACCATGGGGACATGCTGAAGCAATACGCCACCTGCCTCTACCATCAACTCCCACACTACAACATCTCAGAACCAGAGCTCTACTTTGACATCTGGGTGTCCATCAACGAGCGCTTCCAGCAGAG GATTTTTGATCCTCGTGTTAATATTGTGAAAGCTGAATGGTCACCATTTAAGCCAAATTCTTGGCTCATGCCTCTGCTGGTGGACCTGTCGCCTTGGAGGAAGAAGTTTCTGGACATCGAGGACACCCTCGATAATCAGACAGAGATTGTCTTCATTGCTGACTTCCCCG GCTTGCACCTGGAGAACTATGTCAGTGAGGATCTGGGCAACACCTCGGTGCAGGTGCTGCAGGGGCAGGTGAATGTGGAGATTctggaggaaaagaaaaactaCACTCTGCAGATGGGCGAACAGATGAAG cTTCCAGCGGGAGCCTACCACAAGGTCCACACAGTGTCTGAGGGTCCGTCCTGCTACATGTACATCTATGTGAACACCACGGAGACTGCTCTGCAGCAGAACTTCACCAAGCTCTCTGAGCTGCAGGAGCGGATTCGCAATGGGACCG AGACCGAGCCCCTGCCGCCGGAGCTTCAGCCCCTCACCATTGACAACGAGGACGGCCTCGCCGAGATCAACGCCACTGACCCCATCGTCCAGCTCTTCCTGAAACGGCAGCGCCGCATGAAGGAAGTGAGAAAGCGACGCGAGGCCAACGTCATCGAGAGGCTCAATCGGTTCGCCGTGAAAAAATTCTACATGCTGCGACGTGG GTTCCTGATGACCTCGATCGCCTTGCGCAACCTGGCCTTTGGGCTCCCTCCCATGGAGCAGCTCCAGAGAGAGGTGGAGTACGCCAACATGAAAGAGCCGGAGGCCCAGCCCAGTCACGAGGAGAACCTGAAGGCCGAGGCGGGTCACGACGAACTCTAA